The genomic region CATCGGCTGCGCGTCGTCGGCGTCGTTCAGGGTGATGTTCTGCGAGGCGAAGGTCGTGAGGTCGAACAGCCAGATGTCGGGCGCCCAGCCGCCGCGATAGCGCTTCCAGGTGCGGAAGTCCTGGCTCATGGGCATGTAGGCGATCTGACGCCCGTCGGGGGACACGGCGCCGAACTCGCCGTACGGGACGGCCAGGCGCTCGGGGAGCCCGCCCGTCGCCGAGACGCGATAGAACTGACTGTAGCGCTGGCGGCCGCTCGCCATCGTGGTGGCGACCAGGAGCGAGCGCCCGTCCGGGAACCAGTCCACCAGGCGGTCGCCCATCGGGTGGTGGGTGATACGCGTGGGCGTGCCGCCCGACACGGGGATCACGTAGACGTCGGTGTTGCCGTCGTAGTTCGCGCTGTAGGCAATCATCGCGCCGTCGGGCGAGAAGCGCGGGAAGCTCTCCTCTCCGAGCGGGGTGGTGAGGCGCAGCGCCGTGCCGCCGGCCTTGGGCGCGACCCATATGTCGCCGGCGTAGACGAAGGTGATCTGCGTCGCCGAGACGTCGGGATACCGGAACATGCGCGCGTTCACCTGCGCCGCCGCGCGAACCGGAGTGGCAAGGGTGACGGCGATGACGAGTGGGCCGAGTCGCGACAGACGCATGACCGTTTCTCCGTGGGACGGTGAGAAGGACAGTTACGGTCGCCGCGGGGGGGGACGGTGTCAAGAACGGGAGCGGGGAGCGGGGAGCGGTTCCTTCGGCGTGGCGACCTGGCGGTGCGCGCCGGGCACGACGATCTTTGCCGCCGCGTCATGACGAATAGCTCCCCGCTCCCCGCTCCTTCCGGCGACGTACCCTCGGCCGAGTTCCGTGCCGCCATGCACCGCGCCGCCGACCTGGTCGCCGACTACCTCGAGCACGTCGGCGAGTACCCGGTGCTGCCCAAGGTCGCGCCCGGCGAAGTGCGCGCGGCGCTTCCCGCCGCCCCGCCGCAGGATCCCGAATCGCTCGACACGCTCCTCGCCGACTACCGCCGACTGATCGAACCCAACGTCACGCACTGGAACCACCCCGGCTTCATGGCCTATTTCGCGATCACCGGCTCGGCGCCCGGCATCCTGGGCGAGACGCTGGCGGCGGGGCTCAACGTCAACACGATGTTGTGGAAGACCGGCCCCGCGCCGACGGAGCTGGAGGAGTTGGTGACCGACTGGCTCCGCCTGATGATCGGGCTGCCGGAAGGATTCCGCGGCCACATCAACGACACGGCGTCCAGCTCGAGCCTGCTGGCGATCGCGGCCGCGCGGCACCGCGCGACCGGCGGCGACGTGAGGACGCGCGGGATGGCCGGCCGCGCGGATCTCCCTGCGCTCACGGTGTACGCCAGCGAGCAGGCGCACTCGTCCATTGACAAGGCCGTGATGACCCTTGGCCTGGGGCACGAGAACCTGCGCAAGGTCCCGGTGGACGCCGAGTACCGGATGGACGGGTTCGCGCTATCCGCGGCCATCGCCGAGGACCAGCGGGCGGGGAAGCGCCCTATCGCCATCGTGGCGACGGCGGGTACCACGTCCACGACCAGCGTGGACCCGCTGCGCGCCATCGCGGCGGTGGCGCGACGGGAAAAGCTCTGGCTGCACGTGGACGCCGCGTACGCGGGCAGCGCCGCGATCTGTCCCGAGTATCGCGCGCTGCTCGACGGGTTGGAGGAGTCGGACTCGGTCGTGCTCAATCCGCACAAGTGGCTCTTCACGCCGGTGGACTGCTCGGTGCTGCTGCTGCGCGATCCCCGCGAGCTGCGGGCGGCGTTCGCTCTCACTCCTCTGGAGATCCTCAAGACGGGGGAGCCGGGCGTCACCAACCTGATGGACTACGGGCCGCAGATGGGCCGGCGGTTCCGCGCGCTCAAGCTCTGGTTCGTGATCCGCGCGTTCGGGGTGAAGGGGCTCCAGGCGCGCATCCGCGCGCACTGCGCCCTGGCGCAGGAGTTCGCGTCGTGGGTGCGCGCCGAGGCGGGCTTCGAGATCTGCGCGCCGCATCCGTTCAGCACGGTGTGCTTTCGAGCGGTCAAGGGCCGCCCGGTGGACGAAGAGAACACCCTCAACGAGCGGGTCCTCGCGGACGTTAACGCGGCGGGGCCGGTGTTCCTGTCGCACACCAAGCTTGGCGACCGGATCGTTCTCCGGTTGGCCATCGGGAACATCAGGACGGAGAGGGAGCATGTTGCCAAGGCGTGGGAGCTCGTCAGAGCGGCGAAAGAAAGGTTGTAGGGTGTGGGCTGTAGGGTGTAGGGCGATCCTGCTCGGCGGGCTGGTCGCCGCTGCGCGCGACGCTCTTGCGGCGCAGAACGTCTGCCGCGGCGGGCGCGACGCCCGTCTCGGGCGCCTCGAGACCGAGATCGCGCGGCTGGCGCAGACTGCGGGTGGGTCCGTCGGCGTCGCGGCATACCACCTCGAGTCCGATCGCGGGGTCTGCGTCAACGCATCCGAAGCCTACCCGATGGCGAGCACCTTTAAAGTGCCCGTCGCGGTGAGGCTGCTCGAACGCGTGGACGGCGGACAGATCCGGCTGGACTCCATGATCACGCTGCGGCCCGGCGACCTGCACCCGGGCAGCGGTACGCTGAGCGATCTGTTCGACGATCCGGGGGTCTCGCTCTCGGTAAGGAACCTCCTGGAGCTGATGCTCATCATCAGCGACAACTCGGCGACCGATGTGTTGCTCCGCGTCGCGGGTGGCCCCGCGGCCGTGACGGCGAAGATGCGGTCGCTGGGGCTCGACGGGATCCGCGTGGACCGCTCCACGCTCATGCTCATCACGGATTGGGCCGGCGCGAGCGATTCCATCACCGAGGCCAACTGGACCCCGGCGCGCGGGCGCGCGGTATTCGCGGCGCTCTCCCGGGCGCACCAGGACTCGGCGGCCGCCGTGGTCGAGGCCGACCCGAGGGACCGGGCCACCCCGGAGGCGATGACCGCGCTGCTCGTCAAGCTGTGGCGCGGTGAGCTGCTCACGGCGGCTTCGACGGACCTGCTGCTCGACGTCATGGGCCGGGTGACGACGGGGCCGGGGCGCCTTCGCGGCATGCTGACGCCGGACGCGCACGTCGCCCACAAGACCGGGACGATCGGCAGCGTCACCAACGACGTCGGCATCATCCCGCTGCCGCAGAACGGCGGGCACGTGGCGATCTCCGTCTTCGTGAGGGGCTCGCCGTTGCCCGTCGAGGATCGGGAGCGGGCGATCGCGCACATCGCGCGCGCGGTGCACGACTACTTCCTGTTCAACCCGGGGAACCAGCCCTGAGAACGATCGCCCTGGCGAGCGCACTGGTCGCGCTCTCCGCCGTTCTGCGGGCGCAAACTCCGCCGGTGCGCGCGCCGTCCGCGCCCGCCGTGGCGCGCGCCACGCGCGTCACCGCGCCGATCCGGCTCGACGGCGTACTCGACGAGCCCGCCTGGCTCACTGCCGACTCCATCACCGACTTCAAGCAGCAGGAACCGGAAGAGGGAGCGCCGGCCAGCGAACGCACGGTGGTCCGGGTGCTGTCCACCGATGCGGGGATCTGGATCGGCCTGTGGGCCTATCAGGACCCGTCACGCATCGTGCGTTCACAGCTCCGGCGCGACGCCGATCTCGAGGAGGACGACTTCTTCGCATTCCTCTTCGACCCGCAGCGCGACCATCGCTCCGCCTATGCCTTCGCGGTCAACGCCAACGGCGCCATGGCGGACGGTGAGGTGAAGGGCTTGGAGGACATAGCCCTCGACTGGAACGGGGTCTGGGATGCGCGCGCCCGCGTCACCGGCGACGGATGGGTCGCCGAGATCTTCGTTCCCTGGCAGACGTTGCGATACCAGCACCGGAACGAAGGCTGGGGATTCAACGTCATTCGTGGTATCCGCCACCGGAATGAGTATGTCCTGTGGCGCTCGTGGCAGCGCCAGTGGGGTTTCTTCTATCTCCCGGGAGAGGGGACGCTCGAGGGGCTGGGCGAGTTGCCTCGCCGGGGCCTCTTCGAGTTGCGTCCCTACCTGTCGTCCACCGGCGCGCTCGCCGAGCGCGCTTACTTCGCGGACGGAACGGATAGCCTGTCGGCCGCCTCGGGTGCGGATGCCGCTGTGGGTCTCGACGCCAAGGTCGCCGTGGCGCCCACGCTCACGCTG from Gemmatimonadales bacterium harbors:
- a CDS encoding pyridoxal-dependent decarboxylase; this translates as MSRTGAGSGERFLRRGDLAVRAGHDDLCRRVMTNSSPLPAPSGDVPSAEFRAAMHRAADLVADYLEHVGEYPVLPKVAPGEVRAALPAAPPQDPESLDTLLADYRRLIEPNVTHWNHPGFMAYFAITGSAPGILGETLAAGLNVNTMLWKTGPAPTELEELVTDWLRLMIGLPEGFRGHINDTASSSSLLAIAAARHRATGGDVRTRGMAGRADLPALTVYASEQAHSSIDKAVMTLGLGHENLRKVPVDAEYRMDGFALSAAIAEDQRAGKRPIAIVATAGTTSTTSVDPLRAIAAVARREKLWLHVDAAYAGSAAICPEYRALLDGLEESDSVVLNPHKWLFTPVDCSVLLLRDPRELRAAFALTPLEILKTGEPGVTNLMDYGPQMGRRFRALKLWFVIRAFGVKGLQARIRAHCALAQEFASWVRAEAGFEICAPHPFSTVCFRAVKGRPVDEENTLNERVLADVNAAGPVFLSHTKLGDRIVLRLAIGNIRTEREHVAKAWELVRAAKERL
- the bla gene encoding class A beta-lactamase, translated to MWAVGCRAILLGGLVAAARDALAAQNVCRGGRDARLGRLETEIARLAQTAGGSVGVAAYHLESDRGVCVNASEAYPMASTFKVPVAVRLLERVDGGQIRLDSMITLRPGDLHPGSGTLSDLFDDPGVSLSVRNLLELMLIISDNSATDVLLRVAGGPAAVTAKMRSLGLDGIRVDRSTLMLITDWAGASDSITEANWTPARGRAVFAALSRAHQDSAAAVVEADPRDRATPEAMTALLVKLWRGELLTAASTDLLLDVMGRVTTGPGRLRGMLTPDAHVAHKTGTIGSVTNDVGIIPLPQNGGHVAISVFVRGSPLPVEDRERAIAHIARAVHDYFLFNPGNQP